Genomic DNA from Setaria italica strain Yugu1 chromosome V, Setaria_italica_v2.0, whole genome shotgun sequence:
TATCTGTGAATTCTCGTAAGGTTTTGAGCTCAGACAATCTGAGTATGGAGTGGGATCACTTCCCTATGTTTGAAATCAACAGGAAGATTGACAGTATACTTAACCCAAGACGCACTGCATTTGGTATTTCATCTGATAAGTCTTTTGCTCCGCAGAAAGATTTGAAGGTAAACATGTGTACATCTAATGTGATGGCATTTTCGTCAAAGGAATATCAGTTCCACTCACATCGAATAGCTGATGAGAATATGAGTAAGTGCAGATCTACAGGTGGCATCCTGTCTCACCAAGATAAACTTATTGGTCTCAATTTTGATCAGGCTGGGAAAAAACTGAAAGGCCATTTATCAATTGAAGAGTCAAGCTCTTGCAGCAAGAATGAGACTAATTCATCATGTTCATTGACAGACAAGCTCTGTTCTAGCAATCTTGTCGTGAATTCAAAGGAAGCACCTTGTTGTTCTAGTGAGAACTTCATGTTCTCAGCAAGCAGAAAAGAGAATGAAAATGCTGAAGGTACACTCCTGGAAATGCAATTAGGAGCATTAGGAGGATGCCCTAAGCAACAAGATCTTGAGGAAGTAGCAAATCATGGGCTAGTGCTTGGTAGAGAATGTGAGATGCGACCGGTCAATGCTTCTACCATCAGTAAAGGGAGTGATGTGGGAACTAGTGATCGTGGTATGGTATTTGCTAATCTATTACAGAGTGAACATGAGAATCTGCATACACACAGGGTGAATTCTGCGATGAAGTCGACAAAATCCTACAACCTACCTGGTAACATTGAAAGCACACTAGCAATGAAGAGCAAGGTTGAAACATTGGCTCCTAGGAAACCACCAAAGGACATATTGACAGATGGCAAGCCAAAGGCTCCCTGCTTATTTGAAATGCTAACACTACCTTCCAAATCACACGTTACATATTTCAATGATCCCATATCTTCAGGTAGATCTTGTGGTAACATGGGTTGTTGTTCACTGGGAGCCCAGAAACAGTTCGCAACTAAAACTGATACTTTGTACAGTAACACGCATCATGCATCAGGTGAGCTATTATGAGATAATCTATTTTAAAGCATGCTCTTCTGGTACACCTGGATGGCAAAATGCAAAAACCTACTTACTTTGTTGTTTGTGCCGAAAGGTGTGCCTCATAATACCACTGAGAGGAAACTAGTCTCTACACAAAATTGTTAAAGCTTTTACTCACTGTAATTTattgatatgtttttttctGGCTTCTTTGCAGGCTTTGCTTCAACGTCAACACAGAAGGTATTATACCAGCCTCATGTTTGCAACCATAAAAGAGTTAGTGCTCAAACACCATGAATCATAAAACTTTATTTAACTTCATGCAAATAGTACACACAACTGCAAATAGagctttcttttccttcacgCAAGCTTTTTTAGTGTCTGCAACTTTACCAAGTCTTTGTGCTATCATGCATATAGAAAATCATGATACTAGAGCTAAtaccccccaaaaaaaactGAAATTGAGAAAGTGCAGTATGCAAAACATAACCCAGAGAGTCTTCTACAGTAACTTCACCTTATTATATGCTTGACACCTTGCCACTCATTCCACATTCGTCATGAAGCCCGTGATCATAAAATGTCAATTCATATTACAAACTTATAATTCTTACTGTCGTTGTGATTGTTAGCAGCttaaatttttttccacaggACTTTGGCTGTCCAAACACAGCACAATCTGAGCAGATAGCAACTTCATCTATCAGAGGAGTTTCAAGCTGCAGTGGAGGAAATGAAACTCTCAACGTGACTGCAGGAAATCACAGGTCTTCTCTTAAAGAAACATGCACTAATAAGCAAGAATGGAGCATATCGAAGACATCGAGTATGAACCTAGATCTAGTTCTTTTTCGGATAAGCAGAATGAGAAATCCAATTTCCAGTCTTCTAATTGAGTCACCAGTATGTTTGGAGCCAAGCGACAGGTGGCTCAAACGTCTGCAAAACGATGTCTTGGATCCTCGTTTGCCTTGTTCCAAGAGATCAAAGATTGGAGATGGTCCACCACATGGAGGAGCATGTACCATCTTTGGTCAAGAGCTTAATTTTGACATGGGAAAAGTTGATATGATCAACCAGGCGAAGGAGGTCCAGCTAAGGTATGGAAGATTGGTTAACCAACAAAATCTAGAAGGCTCTCTTATTTCGGCAAAAAGTCTTAACAGTTGGATAGGAAGATGGTGCCAAGGTGGCACCCCTATTTACCATGGCACTTCAAATGTTGAAAAGCAAACACCAAAGTTTAATGTGCCACCTGATGATCTTGAAGGTCAGTTTCCAAGCATTGCTGCAATGGCGATGATGGGACGAGCAATGAACAAGCTGCGACCGTGCGAACTTCAGAAAAGGGGTCCTTCGGTAGTGTGGAAGACACAAGGGCTGTGACATTTGACAAGTGTGCTGATATTTGTTCTGTCCACTAGCTGTGAGATACGTGCAGGTAAAAAAGATGCGTTAATAAACTAATTATAACGTGTGATTGCCTAGCCTATTCTTTGTCCCAAGGTTTTGTCTCTTCTAGTATAATGTCTCGCCAATATATTTATGATGTGTTAAATTTTGTCAATTTTCTTTTGTGTTCCATGAAAAACAAGATTGTAACAATAGTGGATAAGGTAAGGACGCCTTTGTCCTTCCTTGAACAATGTTGAAGAGCACCAGTGTGACTTATCTGTAACACAATTATTGCAGTGTGGCACCAGAAAGGTCCTGGATAAAATAGATCCAAGTTTATCGAAATAATTTCTCCGTTCTTTTCTAATCTCAGTGCTTCCTCATATTAGTTTCCGTGCCCAAATTCAGTGCAATTACATTGCAAAACAAATTCTGAATGGATATTGCTGAAAATCGCAAAGAAATTAAATAATCGTATCTTCTTATTCCAGTCTCAATTATCTTGGGTAAGGTCACTGTTTTTTCTCATGCTTGTCTGGCTATCTTGCTGAGTGTCCTCTGCCTTCAGATGTTCCACTTTTTTTAGTGCTGTATACTTTGTCTTTATTTCTTAACAGCTATTCCTGACAAAGTGCCAATTGTAATAAATATAGGTTATTTACGATTCTTGCTGTTTTTTTAAAACTTTGATCATCGACACATGAAGAATTAGGTGTATTGACTCTCATAAGTATAAACtatttatgatttttattaTCAATATcatgtccaaaaaaaaagaaaaggacaatTGCAGGAAGACAGTGAACAATGAGAAAGGCAAAATAGATCCGCATCGGGTTCATTTATCTGTGCATAGAGACTAGTGAATATGTAGCCGTGCATGACATCATTTTAAGGAGAAAGGAAGAAGCAACTGAGCATGCATGCTCGTGCCATCACTAATACTAGCAGGCTACTAGCAGTTCACTTGGTAAGCGTTCAAACGTTCCCGCGCACGCTGTTGCCGTAACCCGAGGCGGCGTCTCTTGCGCGATCCCACAGCATGACCCCGCCGTAGTTGGCCGCGCCTTGCACCGCCGGCAGCACCTGCGACCGCAGCGTGTCCGCGTCGATGTACCCGCCGCTCGgcgccgcgctctccgccgccgggagCCCCAGGAAGACATTCCCGGGTGACGGCACGGTGGCCGTCCACTGCTTCCACGTGCTCTCCAGGCTGCTCGCGTCCCCCGACGCGTATTGGCACCGCGCGTTGTTGTAGAACTGCACCCACACGTGGCTGAAGAGCCCCGTCCTGATCGCCGCGTCGAGGTGCAAGTCCGGGTACGGGCACTGCGGCGCCGCCGTGAGCAcgcacgcgccgccgcagcgggaCGAGATGGCCCTGGCCAGCTCGTCGTAGTGGTCGACGCCGCCCTTCTCGATGTCGAAGTCGACGCCGTTGAGCACGGCGTCGCCGAGCGGGCGGGACGGTGAGCTGCCCCCGAGGAAGTTGTCCCACAGGTAGTCGGCGAGCCCGCGCGCC
This window encodes:
- the LOC101762729 gene encoding uncharacterized protein LOC101762729 isoform X1, translating into MSDCPAKRFGEKEFQILSGQSDLGLPFELIKARVSESLMLGVSNAGASTENTHQFSSKTCGITHNVCQGVECKNVDRVGTPFESSMMQKNMNLYAANTVVSERYSFHKLSDISVNSRKVLSSDNLSMEWDHFPMFEINRKIDSILNPRRTAFGISSDKSFAPQKDLKVNMCTSNVMAFSSKEYQFHSHRIADENMSKCRSTGGILSHQDKLIGLNFDQAGKKLKGHLSIEESSSCSKNETNSSCSLTDKLCSSNLVVNSKEAPCCSSENFMFSASRKENENAEGTLLEMQLGALGGCPKQQDLEEVANHGLVLGRECEMRPVNASTISKGSDVGTSDRGMVFANLLQSEHENLHTHRVNSAMKSTKSYNLPGNIESTLAMKSKVETLAPRKPPKDILTDGKPKAPCLFEMLTLPSKSHVTYFNDPISSGRSCGNMGCCSLGAQKQFATKTDTLYSNTHHASGFASTSTQKVLYQPHVCNHKRDFGCPNTAQSEQIATSSIRGVSSCSGGNETLNVTAGNHRSSLKETCTNKQEWSISKTSSMNLDLVLFRISRMRNPISSLLIESPVCLEPSDRWLKRLQNDVLDPRLPCSKRSKIGDGPPHGGACTIFGQELNFDMGKVDMINQAKEVQLRYGRLVNQQNLEGSLISAKSLNSWIGRWCQGGTPIYHGTSNVEKQTPKFNVPPDDLEGQFPSIAAMAMMGRAMNKLRPCELQKRGPSVVWKTQGL
- the LOC101762729 gene encoding uncharacterized protein LOC101762729 isoform X3 codes for the protein MSDCPAKRFGEKEFQILSGQSDLGLPFELIKARVSESLMLGVSNAGASTENTHQFSSKTCGITHNVCQGVECKNVDRVGTPFESSMMQKNMNLYAANTVVSERYSFHKLSDISVNSRKVLSSDNLSMEWDHFPMFEINRKIDSILNPRRTAFGISSDKSFAPQKDLKVNMCTSNVMAFSSKEYQFHSHRIADENMSKCRSTGGILSHQDKLIGLNFDQAGKKLKGHLSIEESSSCSKNETNSSCSLTDKLCSSNLVVNSKEAPCCSSENFMFSASRKENENAEGTLLEMQLGALGGCPKQQDLEEVANHGLVLGRECEMRPVNASTISKGSDVGTSDRGMVFANLLQSEHENLHTHRVNSAMKSTKSYNLPGNIESTLAMKSKVETLAPRKPPKDILTDGKPKAPCLFEMLTLPSKSHVTYFNDPISSGRSCGNMGCCSLGAQKQFATKTDTLYSNTHHASGFASTSTQKVLYQPHVCNHKRDFGCPNTAQSEQIATSSIRGVSSCSGGNETLNVTAGNHRSSLKETCTNKQEWSISKTSICLEPSDRWLKRLQNDVLDPRLPCSKRSKIGDGPPHGGACTIFGQELNFDMGKVDMINQAKEVQLRYGRLVNQQNLEGSLISAKSLNSWIGRWCQGGTPIYHGTSNVEKQTPKFNVPPDDLEGQFPSIAAMAMMGRAMNKLRPCELQKRGPSVVWKTQGL
- the LOC101762729 gene encoding uncharacterized protein LOC101762729 isoform X2, translating into MSDCPAKRFGEKEFQILSGQSDLGLPFELIKARVSESLMLGVSNAGASTENTHQFSSKTCGITHNVCQGVECKNVDRVGTPFESSMMQKNMNLYAANTVVSERYSFHKLSDISVNSRKVLSSDNLSMEWDHFPMFEINRKIDSILNPRRTAFGISSDKSFAPQKDLKVNMCTSNVMAFSSKEYQFHSHRIADENMSKCRSTGGILSHQDKLIGLNFDQAGKKLKGHLSIEESSSCSKNETNSSCSLTDKLCSSNLVVNSKEAPCCSSENFMFSASRKENENAEGTLLEMQLGALGGCPKQQDLEEVANHGLVLGRECEMRPVNASTISKGSDVGTSDRGMVFANLLQSEHENLHTHRVNSAMKSTKSYNLPGNIESTLAMKSKVETLAPRKPPKDILTDGKPKAPCLFEMLTLPSKSHVTYFNDPISSGRSCGNMGCCSLGAQKQFATKTDTLYSNTHHASGFASTSTQKDFGCPNTAQSEQIATSSIRGVSSCSGGNETLNVTAGNHRSSLKETCTNKQEWSISKTSSMNLDLVLFRISRMRNPISSLLIESPVCLEPSDRWLKRLQNDVLDPRLPCSKRSKIGDGPPHGGACTIFGQELNFDMGKVDMINQAKEVQLRYGRLVNQQNLEGSLISAKSLNSWIGRWCQGGTPIYHGTSNVEKQTPKFNVPPDDLEGQFPSIAAMAMMGRAMNKLRPCELQKRGPSVVWKTQGL
- the LOC101762729 gene encoding uncharacterized protein LOC101762729 isoform X4, translating into MSDCPAKRFGEKEFQILSGQSDLGLPFELIKARVSESLMLGVSNAGASTENTHQFSSKTCGITHNVCQGVECKNVDRVGTPFESSMMQKNMNLYAANTVVSERYSFHKLSDISVNSRKVLSSDNLSMEWDHFPMFEINRKIDSILNPRRTAFGISSDKSFAPQKDLKVNMCTSNVMAFSSKEYQFHSHRIADENMSKCRSTGGILSHQDKLIGLNFDQAGKKLKGHLSIEESSSCSKNETNSSCSLTDKLCSSNLVVNSKEAPCCSSENFMFSASRKENENAEGTLLEMQLGALGGCPKQQDLEEVANHGLVLGRECEMRPVNASTISKGSDVGTSDRGMVFANLLQSEHENLHTHRVNSAMKSTKSYNLPGNIESTLAMKSKVETLAPRKPPKDILTDGKPKAPCLFEMLTLPSKSHVTYFNDPISSGRSCGNMGCCSLGAQKQFATKTDTLYSNTHHASGFASTSTQKLKFFSTGLWLSKHSTI
- the LOC101764757 gene encoding acidic endochitinase, with the protein product MASSRILRSSPLLVAASILVAFTAVSGAGQVAVYWGQGGSGGDGSLADTCATGLYNFVNIAFISSFGKGNGQPPVLNLANHCDPGAGTCAVFSSEIKSCQASGVKVLISLGGATETYSLTSDDEARGLADYLWDNFLGGSSPSRPLGDAVLNGVDFDIEKGGVDHYDELARAISSRCGGACVLTAAPQCPYPDLHLDAAIRTGLFSHVWVQFYNNARCQYASGDASSLESTWKQWTATVPSPGNVFLGLPAAESAAPSGGYIDADTLRSQVLPAVQGAANYGGVMLWDRARDAASGYGNSVRGNV